The following are encoded in a window of Mustela nigripes isolate SB6536 chromosome 3, MUSNIG.SB6536, whole genome shotgun sequence genomic DNA:
- the THAP4 gene encoding peroxynitrite isomerase THAP4 isoform X1: protein MVICCAAANCSNRQGKGEKRAVSFHRFPLKDSKRLIQWLKAVQRDNWTPTKYSFLCSEHFTKDSFSKRLEDQHRLLKPTAVPSIFHLPEKKRGTGGHGRTRRKVTRKSSGGLRGHASGSDGKGATGSSSSLGENPMAKPGSRKAKQVALQGETAPRASQDAASQEHTRQAPEGAPGDGLASAAAAAAGSQGEADTSAVEASGESTATASDGGLVDKSGISVDDFTPPGSGACKFIGSLHSYSFSSKHTRERASVPREPVDRKRLKRDVEPGCSGSSLGPDKGLAQSPPSSSLTATPQKPSQGPSAPPTDVTPKPAAEAVQSEHSDASPMSINEVILSASGACKLIDSLHSYCFSSRQNKSQVCCLREQVEKKNGELKSLRQRVSRSDSQVRKLQEKLDELRRVSFPYLSSLLPFSREPPTMNPVVEPLSWMLGTWLSDPPGAGTFPTLQPFQYLEEVYISHVGQPVLNFSFNAFHPDTRKPMHRECGFIRLKPDTNKVAFVSAQNTGIVEVEEGEVNGQELCITSHSIARISFAKEPHVEQITRKFRLNSEGKLEQTVSMATTTQPMTQHLHITYKKVTP from the exons ATGGTGATCTGCTGTGCGGCCGCGAACTGTTCCAACCGGCAGGGCAAGGGGGAGAAGCGCGCCGTCTCCTTCCACAG GTTCCCCCTAAAGGACTCAAAACGTTTGATCCAGTGGTTAAAAGCTGTTCAGAGGGATAACTGGACCCCCACTAAGTATTCTTTCCTCTGTAGTGAACACTTCACCAAAGACAGCTTCTCCAAAAGGCTGGAGGATCAGCATCGCCTGCTCAAGCCCACGGCGGTGCCCTCCATTTTCCACCTGCCCGAGAAGAAGAGGGGCACCGGAGGTCATGGCCGCACGAGGAGAAAGGTCACCAGAAAGTCCTCAGGGGGCCTGAGGGGACACGCGAGCGGGTCAGACGGGAAAGGAGCTACAGGTTCATCATCGTCCTTAGGGGAAAACCCAATGGCCAAGCCAGGGTCCCGAAAGGCAAAGCAAGTTGCACTGCAGGGTGAGACTGCCCCCAGGGCCTCCCAGGATGCCGCCAGTCAGGAGCACACGCGGCAGGCCCCGGAAGGAGCTCCAGGCGATGGTCTGGccagcgcggcggcggcggcggcgggcagtcagggagaggcagacacGTCTGCGGTGGAGGCCAGTGGTGAGAGCACCGCCACCGCCTCTGATGGCGGTCTGGTGGATAAGAGCGGCATTTCCGTGGATGACTTTACCCCGCCAGGGTCTGGGGCCTGCAAGTTTATTGGCTCACTGCATTCTTACAGTTTCTCCTCCAAGCACACTCGAGAGAGGGCGTCTGTGCCCCGAGAGCCTGTTGACCGAAAGAGGCTGAAGAGAGACGTGGAGCCTGGCTGCAGCGGGAGCAGCTTGGGGCCCGACAAGGGCTTGGCCCAGAGCCCCCCGAGCTCATCACTCACCGCGACGCCTCAGAAGCCCTCCCAGGGCCCCTCTGCCCCCCCGACAGACGTCACCCCGAAGCCAGCAGCGGAGGCTGTCCAGAGCGAGCACAGTGACGCCAGCCCCATGTCCATCAACGAGGTCATCCTGTCAGCATCAGGCGCCTGCAAGCTCATCGACTCGCTGCACTCCTACTGCTTCTCCTCCCGACAGAACAAGAGCCAGGTGTGCTGCCTGcgggagcaggtggagaagaaGAACGGCGAGCTGAAGAGCTTGCGCCAGAGGGTTAGCCGCTCCGACAGCCAGGTGCGCAAGCTGCAGGAGAAGCTGGACGAGCTGCGGAGAGTGAGCTTCCCCTACCTGAGCAGCCTGCTGCCCTTCAGCCGCG AGCCTCCCACGATGAACCCTGTGGTGGAGCCGCTGTCCTGGATGCTGGGTACCTGGCTGTCAGACCCGCCGGGAGCCGGGACCTTCCCAACGCTGCAGCCTTTCCAGTACCTGGAGGAGGTGTACATCTCCCACGTGGGCCAGCCTGTGCTGAACTTCTC GTTCAATGCCTTCCACCCGGACACGCGCAAACCAATGCACAGGGAGTGTGGCTTCATCCGCCTCAAGCCCGACACCAACAAGGTGGCCTTCGTCAGCGCCCAGAACACAG GCATTGTGGAGGTGGAAGAGGGCGAGGTGAATGGGCAGGAGCTGTGCATCACGTCCCACTCCATTGCCAGGATCTCCTTCGCCaaggagccccacgtggagcAG
- the THAP4 gene encoding peroxynitrite isomerase THAP4 isoform X2, translating into MAKPGSRKAKQVALQGETAPRASQDAASQEHTRQAPEGAPGDGLASAAAAAAGSQGEADTSAVEASGESTATASDGGLVDKSGISVDDFTPPGSGACKFIGSLHSYSFSSKHTRERASVPREPVDRKRLKRDVEPGCSGSSLGPDKGLAQSPPSSSLTATPQKPSQGPSAPPTDVTPKPAAEAVQSEHSDASPMSINEVILSASGACKLIDSLHSYCFSSRQNKSQVCCLREQVEKKNGELKSLRQRVSRSDSQVRKLQEKLDELRRVSFPYLSSLLPFSREPPTMNPVVEPLSWMLGTWLSDPPGAGTFPTLQPFQYLEEVYISHVGQPVLNFSFNAFHPDTRKPMHRECGFIRLKPDTNKVAFVSAQNTGIVEVEEGEVNGQELCITSHSIARISFAKEPHVEQITRKFRLNSEGKLEQTVSMATTTQPMTQHLHITYKKVTP; encoded by the exons ATGGCCAAGCCAGGGTCCCGAAAGGCAAAGCAAGTTGCACTGCAGGGTGAGACTGCCCCCAGGGCCTCCCAGGATGCCGCCAGTCAGGAGCACACGCGGCAGGCCCCGGAAGGAGCTCCAGGCGATGGTCTGGccagcgcggcggcggcggcggcgggcagtcagggagaggcagacacGTCTGCGGTGGAGGCCAGTGGTGAGAGCACCGCCACCGCCTCTGATGGCGGTCTGGTGGATAAGAGCGGCATTTCCGTGGATGACTTTACCCCGCCAGGGTCTGGGGCCTGCAAGTTTATTGGCTCACTGCATTCTTACAGTTTCTCCTCCAAGCACACTCGAGAGAGGGCGTCTGTGCCCCGAGAGCCTGTTGACCGAAAGAGGCTGAAGAGAGACGTGGAGCCTGGCTGCAGCGGGAGCAGCTTGGGGCCCGACAAGGGCTTGGCCCAGAGCCCCCCGAGCTCATCACTCACCGCGACGCCTCAGAAGCCCTCCCAGGGCCCCTCTGCCCCCCCGACAGACGTCACCCCGAAGCCAGCAGCGGAGGCTGTCCAGAGCGAGCACAGTGACGCCAGCCCCATGTCCATCAACGAGGTCATCCTGTCAGCATCAGGCGCCTGCAAGCTCATCGACTCGCTGCACTCCTACTGCTTCTCCTCCCGACAGAACAAGAGCCAGGTGTGCTGCCTGcgggagcaggtggagaagaaGAACGGCGAGCTGAAGAGCTTGCGCCAGAGGGTTAGCCGCTCCGACAGCCAGGTGCGCAAGCTGCAGGAGAAGCTGGACGAGCTGCGGAGAGTGAGCTTCCCCTACCTGAGCAGCCTGCTGCCCTTCAGCCGCG AGCCTCCCACGATGAACCCTGTGGTGGAGCCGCTGTCCTGGATGCTGGGTACCTGGCTGTCAGACCCGCCGGGAGCCGGGACCTTCCCAACGCTGCAGCCTTTCCAGTACCTGGAGGAGGTGTACATCTCCCACGTGGGCCAGCCTGTGCTGAACTTCTC GTTCAATGCCTTCCACCCGGACACGCGCAAACCAATGCACAGGGAGTGTGGCTTCATCCGCCTCAAGCCCGACACCAACAAGGTGGCCTTCGTCAGCGCCCAGAACACAG GCATTGTGGAGGTGGAAGAGGGCGAGGTGAATGGGCAGGAGCTGTGCATCACGTCCCACTCCATTGCCAGGATCTCCTTCGCCaaggagccccacgtggagcAG